The following proteins come from a genomic window of Microcoleus sp. bin38.metabat.b11b12b14.051:
- a CDS encoding beta-xylosidase yields MQFTFKFKPIHKLLPICLAAVTVLLIAYFGQPRAIAQLRSNVIVDFRQPATAVTSMSGILHGIDPTKPPDSSIKPLQPKLWRAGRLDVYDRVIASGAEFQLLVSDLWGYGSNPKGWPYQNYPEWEAFIRQLAQQNKGKKIIWDIWNEPDLKNPFWKGSRQQFFETYKRAYRILREELGPSAMIGGPSISTYNKEYLTEFLDYCKANKLEVNFLAWHELNDTIILFIDDHVIDAKRNFQQSPFYRELKLQKIYVNEIVGELAQYQPGEILGYLSNLEYAKADGACRACWDTTAAPKVTNCFNNTLTGMVAPNTFEPRAAWWAYKAYADGVNSRVLSRSDNDRLVALASKSNPEGKAQVLLGYFDSNYSSATTVTLNLANLQYLGIPSGQKVTLKLEKIPNNLEAPVQKLVVVKEESISVVGNNLTYVIPNFKVHEGYLLTIKP; encoded by the coding sequence ATGCAATTCACATTCAAGTTCAAACCTATTCATAAGCTGCTGCCAATTTGCTTGGCTGCGGTAACTGTGCTGTTAATCGCGTATTTTGGGCAGCCAAGGGCGATCGCCCAATTGCGATCGAACGTGATAGTCGATTTTCGACAGCCAGCCACCGCTGTCACGTCCATGAGCGGCATCTTGCACGGCATCGACCCCACAAAGCCCCCGGATAGCTCGATCAAACCCTTGCAGCCGAAGCTGTGGCGCGCGGGAAGACTCGATGTTTACGATCGAGTAATCGCCAGCGGAGCCGAATTTCAACTATTAGTTAGCGACTTGTGGGGCTACGGCAGCAATCCCAAAGGCTGGCCCTATCAAAATTATCCCGAGTGGGAAGCCTTCATCCGACAATTAGCCCAGCAAAACAAAGGCAAAAAAATTATTTGGGATATCTGGAACGAACCAGATTTAAAAAATCCGTTTTGGAAGGGAAGCAGACAACAATTCTTTGAAACCTACAAAAGAGCTTACAGAATCTTGCGGGAAGAATTGGGGCCGTCAGCCATGATTGGCGGGCCGAGTATCAGCACTTACAACAAAGAATACCTTACGGAATTTTTGGATTACTGCAAAGCGAACAAACTAGAAGTAAATTTCCTAGCTTGGCACGAACTCAATGATACAATAATATTATTTATTGACGACCACGTAATCGATGCAAAACGCAATTTTCAGCAAAGTCCTTTTTATCGGGAACTGAAACTGCAAAAAATTTATGTCAACGAAATTGTTGGGGAATTAGCACAGTACCAGCCGGGGGAAATTTTAGGTTATTTGTCTAACTTGGAGTATGCAAAAGCTGATGGTGCTTGCAGAGCTTGTTGGGATACAACAGCAGCTCCAAAAGTTACCAATTGCTTCAACAACACGCTGACAGGGATGGTTGCGCCTAATACTTTTGAGCCGAGGGCTGCTTGGTGGGCTTACAAGGCTTATGCTGACGGAGTAAATTCGCGGGTGCTGAGCCGATCGGATAACGATCGCCTAGTTGCTTTAGCCAGCAAGTCAAATCCTGAAGGTAAAGCACAGGTGCTGCTGGGTTATTTCGATAGCAATTATTCCTCAGCAACAACAGTTACTTTGAATCTGGCAAATTTGCAGTACCTAGGTATTCCAAGCGGTCAAAAAGTTACTCTGAAATTAGAGAAGATTCCCAACAATCTAGAAGCCCCCGTGCAAAAGCTGGTTGTGGTGAAAGAAGAAAGTATTTCGGTTGTGGGAAATAATTTGACTTATGTTATTCCTAATTTCAAAGTTCATGAAGGTTATTTGCTGACGATTAAGCCGTAG
- a CDS encoding contact-dependent growth inhibition system immunity protein, with amino-acid sequence MIDRFPHLTQFLGSYFHQDWPLEADTPSDAVNNYLNSEPPESIEAASQELRKLLEMPIAPADLETFVLDELGCYYDPTSDNQTVREWLESVQQSLNNPS; translated from the coding sequence ATGATCGATCGATTTCCTCATTTAACCCAATTTTTGGGCTCTTACTTTCACCAAGATTGGCCGCTAGAAGCTGACACTCCCAGCGATGCAGTCAACAACTACCTCAACAGCGAACCACCCGAAAGTATTGAAGCTGCATCGCAAGAACTTCGCAAATTGCTAGAAATGCCGATCGCCCCAGCCGACTTAGAAACATTCGTCCTCGATGAATTAGGCTGTTACTATGACCCAACATCGGACAATCAAACCGTCAGAGAGTGGCTGGAATCAGTACAACAATCTTTGAATAATCCCAGCTAA
- a CDS encoding glycosyltransferase: MSAANQIPQVSVIIPAYNGSRYIVQAVESALGQTFTDCEIIVVDDGSTDSTHQVLQPYLDKIRYIHQENRGVAAARNRGIQEAKGEFIAFLDQDDFFFPDKLAAQIALFRQQPSLGIVNSGWRIVNQQGEIISNIKPWEYFPKLDLETWVVQMPVLPSAMMFARQWLEIAGGFNSEFDSVDDSDLMLRLAVLGCEAAWLPQITVSYRQHDQNVSIKKALKQANLFIALKQQFFAKPDLPQHIRELEKPAFYEALTWMAWQLYYSNYPVEAVEFYQKSFSYSPYPARQTITDWLKRLTAIAETYGITIDFESLRNLSQWKKIMTNILPSKTPRVSVVIPAYNCDRYISRAVDSVVNQTYQDWEVIVVDDGSTDNTRQFLEPYRDVINYVYQENKGAAIARNRGCELAKGEFIAFLDADDFFLPEKLAKQIACFEEFPSLGMVQNGWLMVDEHGRDICAAMPWEATPNLDLETFVVYKTVRPSAMMLRREWWERLGGFDPRFPPTEDLDFALRLGLKGCKCVWLKEILTCYRQHDRNLMSGGQKVMKSMETVMEQFFARPDLPDRIRRLKKAERYKCLVWIAWRMYRDGYLAEMVECLQKSLYYTPFTGTETVFKWLENFRVASEEYGSNFDAYALTNLPEWQNIVVEAANNIYQFKSAPSSNYRKLAGHVLLYAEDHGIGGLAQFNHSLLCKLATDGYRVTSVQTRTSNPLIAEQQQLGIEHIWLEFDTMKEFLRIAYNCTDAEKIYAQAKPDLIIFSDGWPLANFAAKQVAIKQNIPYVITLGYIDRTYQTFNRGDQIPYFDAVSYQYGLAKAAIAVSHENLNLFKTLFKTPLERGKVIYYGRPDSYFEPPNLSNRQRLRQEQGIPEDAVVCFTAARLTPIKGYQYQLQAIAQLKNTSIWPQLYFVWAGPGATTHDNMEPELRSTVSQLGVAEQVKFLGQRWDIADWLDASDIFILCSEAEGMPLAIMEAMAKELPVIATAVSGIPEELGDTGKLIADPKVYPQQTARELAETVELWAQNPELRRLAGQACKQRAAEMFKEERMLGEYAEVIAQVLSVSSNRDKFAIAPKAQKLLQQVDSMLYYYYLVWQAWQAFDRGDMAGMVDKLQLSWKCTPLFTTETILSWVTNFVMLSSEKGVKLDTYSLTHSAEWQELIASIQGLEFALSVC, encoded by the coding sequence ATGTCAGCAGCGAATCAGATACCACAAGTCAGCGTAATTATACCAGCATACAACGGATCTCGCTACATTGTACAAGCCGTAGAAAGCGCTCTAGGGCAAACCTTTACAGATTGCGAAATTATCGTTGTAGACGACGGTTCGACAGATAGCACCCACCAAGTATTGCAGCCTTATCTTGACAAAATTCGCTACATACATCAGGAAAATCGAGGAGTCGCGGCCGCGCGCAACCGAGGAATTCAGGAAGCCAAAGGCGAATTCATAGCTTTTTTAGATCAAGACGACTTCTTTTTTCCAGATAAACTAGCAGCACAAATAGCCCTATTTCGCCAGCAACCATCCTTAGGAATTGTCAACAGCGGCTGGCGCATAGTCAACCAGCAAGGCGAGATAATTTCAAATATAAAACCTTGGGAGTATTTCCCGAAATTAGATTTAGAAACTTGGGTAGTACAAATGCCCGTACTTCCCAGCGCCATGATGTTTGCGCGCCAGTGGCTAGAAATAGCAGGCGGATTTAATTCAGAGTTTGATTCAGTAGACGATTCAGATTTAATGCTGCGTTTGGCAGTGTTGGGTTGCGAAGCAGCTTGGCTGCCTCAAATCACAGTATCCTACCGCCAGCACGACCAAAATGTATCTATAAAAAAAGCCTTGAAACAAGCAAATCTTTTTATTGCCTTAAAACAGCAATTTTTCGCAAAACCAGATTTGCCGCAGCACATCCGCGAATTAGAAAAGCCAGCTTTTTACGAAGCATTGACGTGGATGGCGTGGCAATTGTACTATAGTAACTATCCAGTTGAGGCGGTTGAATTTTACCAGAAATCTTTCTCTTACAGTCCTTATCCTGCTAGACAAACAATCACCGATTGGCTAAAACGTCTGACTGCTATTGCTGAAACTTACGGAATCACAATCGACTTTGAATCCTTACGAAACTTATCACAATGGAAAAAAATAATGACTAACATACTTCCCTCAAAAACACCGCGAGTCAGCGTAGTTATCCCGGCGTACAACTGCGATCGCTACATTAGCAGAGCCGTGGATAGCGTTGTCAACCAAACTTACCAAGACTGGGAAGTTATTGTCGTAGACGACGGTTCTACAGACAATACGAGACAATTTTTAGAGCCTTACCGCGATGTAATTAACTATGTATATCAAGAAAACAAAGGAGCTGCAATAGCTAGAAATCGCGGGTGCGAACTGGCCAAAGGCGAATTTATAGCTTTTCTCGATGCTGACGACTTTTTCCTGCCAGAAAAACTCGCCAAACAAATTGCTTGTTTTGAAGAATTCCCCTCTTTAGGGATGGTGCAAAACGGCTGGTTGATGGTTGATGAACATGGCAGAGATATCTGTGCAGCGATGCCTTGGGAAGCCACACCCAACTTAGATTTAGAAACATTTGTTGTCTACAAAACTGTGCGGCCCAGCGCCATGATGCTGCGGCGCGAGTGGTGGGAACGTCTGGGCGGTTTTGACCCTCGCTTTCCGCCCACCGAAGATTTAGATTTTGCTTTGCGTTTGGGTTTGAAAGGGTGCAAATGTGTTTGGTTGAAAGAGATATTAACCTGCTACCGGCAGCACGATCGAAATTTGATGTCCGGCGGGCAAAAAGTGATGAAAAGTATGGAAACTGTGATGGAGCAGTTTTTCGCTAGACCAGATTTGCCCGATCGCATTCGCAGACTAAAAAAGGCAGAACGCTACAAATGCTTAGTGTGGATAGCGTGGCGGATGTACCGCGACGGATATTTAGCCGAGATGGTCGAGTGCTTGCAAAAATCTCTGTACTATACTCCTTTTACTGGCACGGAAACAGTATTTAAATGGTTGGAAAATTTTCGAGTGGCTTCGGAAGAATACGGCAGTAACTTTGATGCTTATGCCTTAACCAATTTACCAGAATGGCAAAACATAGTGGTAGAGGCTGCCAACAATATCTATCAATTTAAATCTGCGCCTAGTTCAAATTACCGCAAGCTTGCAGGACACGTACTGCTGTACGCAGAAGACCACGGAATCGGCGGTTTAGCGCAGTTCAACCACTCGCTGCTGTGCAAGTTAGCAACTGACGGCTACCGCGTTACTAGCGTGCAAACTAGAACTTCTAATCCTTTAATTGCCGAACAGCAGCAGCTAGGTATCGAGCATATTTGGCTGGAGTTCGATACAATGAAAGAGTTTTTGCGAATTGCTTACAATTGTACGGATGCTGAAAAAATATACGCGCAAGCTAAACCTGATTTAATTATATTTAGTGACGGCTGGCCGCTGGCGAATTTTGCAGCGAAACAAGTTGCGATCAAACAAAACATACCTTATGTAATCACTCTCGGTTATATCGATCGCACTTATCAAACTTTCAACCGCGGCGATCAGATTCCCTACTTCGATGCAGTGTCCTACCAGTACGGTTTAGCTAAGGCTGCGATCGCTGTTTCCCACGAGAACTTAAACTTGTTCAAGACTTTGTTTAAAACACCTCTGGAACGGGGAAAGGTGATTTATTACGGCAGGCCAGACAGTTATTTTGAGCCGCCCAATCTGTCAAACCGCCAGCGCCTACGCCAAGAACAAGGCATCCCCGAAGATGCTGTGGTTTGTTTCACGGCGGCGAGACTGACTCCAATTAAAGGATATCAGTATCAATTGCAGGCGATCGCCCAACTGAAAAATACTTCCATTTGGCCGCAGCTATACTTTGTTTGGGCCGGCCCGGGTGCCACTACTCACGATAACATGGAGCCGGAATTGCGATCGACCGTCAGTCAATTGGGAGTCGCCGAACAAGTTAAATTCTTGGGCCAGCGGTGGGATATTGCCGATTGGTTGGACGCCAGCGACATCTTTATTTTATGTTCCGAAGCAGAAGGAATGCCGCTCGCAATCATGGAAGCAATGGCGAAAGAATTGCCCGTAATTGCTACAGCAGTCAGCGGCATTCCCGAGGAGTTGGGAGACACCGGAAAGTTAATCGCCGATCCCAAAGTTTACCCCCAACAAACAGCACGGGAGTTAGCAGAAACTGTGGAGCTGTGGGCGCAAAATCCAGAATTGCGGAGACTTGCAGGACAAGCTTGCAAACAGCGGGCGGCAGAAATGTTCAAGGAAGAACGGATGCTTGGGGAATATGCAGAAGTCATCGCACAAGTGTTATCTGTGAGCAGCAATCGAGATAAATTTGCGATCGCCCCGAAAGCCCAAAAGCTGCTCCAGCAAGTTGACAGTATGCTCTACTACTACTATCTAGTATGGCAGGCGTGGCAAGCTTTCGATCGCGGAGATATGGCTGGGATGGTGGATAAGTTGCAGTTATCTTGGAAATGCACGCCGCTGTTTACAACGGAAACTATTTTGAGTTGGGTCACAAATTTTGTGATGCTATCATCAGAAAAGGGCGTTAAACTTGATACTTACTCGCTCACTCATTCCGCCGAGTGGCAAGAATTAATCGCCTCGATTCAGGGTTTGGAATTTGCTTTGTCTGTTTGTTAG